A genomic window from Luteolibacter sp. LG18 includes:
- a CDS encoding DUF721 domain-containing protein: MSDDPALKRIREAILREWRGADEPFDLERRVSKPDRFLKAILHQAGVAEGLQEDQVRSAWKELAGDFIARHTEPLSVKGGHLVLRVTQPAMRFHLEQMKPMLLKRLREELGPDRILSVRFQIG; encoded by the coding sequence ATGAGCGATGACCCCGCCCTGAAAAGGATCCGCGAGGCCATCTTGCGCGAATGGCGGGGGGCGGACGAGCCCTTTGACCTGGAGCGGCGGGTTTCCAAGCCCGACCGGTTCCTGAAGGCCATCCTGCACCAGGCAGGGGTGGCCGAAGGTCTCCAGGAGGACCAGGTCCGGTCCGCGTGGAAGGAGCTGGCGGGCGATTTCATCGCACGGCACACCGAACCGCTGTCCGTGAAGGGCGGACATCTGGTGCTGCGGGTCACCCAGCCGGCGATGCGTTTTCATCTGGAGCAGATGAAGCCGATGCTGCTGAAGCGGCTCCGCGAGGAGCTCGGGCCCGATCGAATCCTTTCCGTACGCTTCCAGATCGGCTGA
- a CDS encoding HAD hydrolase-like protein, producing MFRNLIFDWSGTLVDDLGPVLEATNLVFESYGRDPLDRDAFRRHFRLPYSEFYQEFLPDVPLDELESRFRPAFHGSKAPVFVLPHAREKLEWCAAHGIRCFVLSSMHREAFHQQLEEFGLEPFFEATYAGVVDKREMIHEILATHKLDPGETAFVGDMTHDIETARHGGISSIAVLTGYTHAEPLAAVRPDLTVPDLGVLRSLLGRGAVKPRPIATVGALLHDGHGHVLMVRTHKWGHRWGIPGGKIRRGETSLDALRREIREETAIELDGIEFALVQDCIDSTEFERPEHFLLLNYVAHAKSTAVRLNDEAEDFKWLSPADALTLDLNHPTRVLLVEAMEREMIPGS from the coding sequence ATGTTCCGAAACCTGATTTTCGATTGGTCCGGCACCCTCGTGGACGATCTCGGCCCCGTGCTGGAGGCCACCAACCTCGTGTTCGAGAGCTATGGCCGCGATCCGCTGGACCGCGACGCCTTCCGCCGCCACTTCCGTCTGCCCTACAGCGAGTTCTATCAGGAATTCCTGCCGGATGTGCCTCTGGATGAGCTGGAGAGCCGGTTCCGCCCCGCCTTCCATGGCTCGAAGGCTCCGGTGTTCGTGCTGCCCCACGCCCGTGAGAAGCTGGAATGGTGCGCCGCCCACGGCATCCGCTGCTTTGTCCTGAGCAGCATGCACCGTGAGGCCTTCCACCAGCAGCTCGAGGAATTCGGCCTGGAGCCCTTTTTCGAGGCGACCTACGCCGGGGTGGTGGACAAACGCGAAATGATCCATGAGATCCTCGCCACCCACAAACTCGATCCCGGTGAAACAGCCTTCGTGGGAGACATGACCCACGACATCGAGACCGCCCGCCACGGTGGCATTTCCTCGATCGCCGTGCTCACCGGCTACACCCATGCCGAGCCCCTTGCCGCGGTCCGCCCGGACCTCACCGTGCCGGACCTCGGTGTGCTGCGCTCCCTGCTCGGACGTGGCGCCGTGAAACCGCGGCCGATCGCCACGGTGGGAGCCCTGCTTCATGACGGCCATGGCCACGTGCTGATGGTCCGGACCCACAAGTGGGGCCACCGCTGGGGGATCCCCGGGGGCAAGATCCGCCGTGGTGAAACCTCGCTGGATGCCCTGCGCCGCGAGATCCGGGAGGAGACGGCCATCGAGCTGGATGGCATCGAGTTCGCGCTGGTTCAGGATTGCATCGATTCCACCGAGTTCGAGCGTCCCGAGCACTTTTTGCTCCTGAATTACGTCGCCCACGCCAAGTCGACGGCGGTCCGGCTCAACGACGAGGCGGAGGACTTCAAGTGGCTGTCTCCCGCGGACGCCCTCACGCTCGACCTGAACCACCCGACCCGCGTGCTGCTGGTGGAGGCGATGGAACGGGAGATGATCCCCGGCTCCTGA
- a CDS encoding ferredoxin, with the protein MADREDKNAENVAGKFYVDSQCIDCDLCRETAPKNFTRADDEGYSFVYKQPETDEEREQCVEAMEGCPVEAIGNDGED; encoded by the coding sequence ATGGCCGATCGCGAAGACAAGAATGCCGAAAACGTCGCAGGAAAATTCTACGTCGATAGCCAGTGCATCGACTGTGACCTGTGCCGTGAGACGGCGCCGAAGAACTTCACCCGCGCCGATGACGAAGGTTACTCCTTCGTTTACAAGCAGCCGGAGACCGACGAGGAGCGCGAGCAGTGCGTCGAGGCCATGGAAGGCTGCCCGGTCGAGGCGATCGGCAACGACGGCGAGGACTGA
- a CDS encoding endonuclease/exonuclease/phosphatase family protein — protein MTASRSLRWLAVWLALAAPAVAEPLRVMTFNLRYINRGDHFSRAWTARRDQVAEIIRRDHPDVLGVQEALRPMLDDLGQRLDGYVEIGVGREDGLQKGEYSALLVRADRFSIQQTGTFWLSDTPETVNSKSWGNTVVRICTWARLWDRKTSRVIHFYNTHMDHESQPAREKGIALILDRIAARQPAGPFLLTGDLNSGQENPVQELIRTSASRPLDVWKTVHPDESASVSGTMHGFTGKTDGGRIDYIYASPDLKLVAADILHDAKDGVWPSDHFPVRATLEIEPQPGQAEPH, from the coding sequence ATGACTGCATCCCGCTCCCTCCGCTGGCTCGCCGTTTGGCTCGCTCTCGCTGCTCCTGCCGTGGCGGAACCGCTGAGGGTGATGACCTTCAATCTGCGTTACATCAACCGGGGGGATCATTTTTCCCGGGCCTGGACCGCCCGGCGTGACCAGGTGGCGGAGATCATCCGGCGCGACCATCCGGATGTTCTCGGCGTCCAGGAAGCATTGCGTCCGATGTTGGATGACCTCGGCCAACGGCTGGATGGCTACGTCGAGATCGGCGTGGGGAGGGAGGATGGGCTGCAGAAGGGGGAATACTCCGCGCTGTTGGTGAGGGCGGACCGCTTCTCAATCCAGCAGACGGGGACTTTCTGGCTGTCCGATACCCCGGAAACGGTGAACTCGAAATCGTGGGGCAACACGGTGGTGCGGATCTGCACCTGGGCCCGCCTGTGGGACCGGAAAACCAGCCGGGTGATCCATTTCTACAACACCCACATGGACCATGAGTCCCAGCCCGCGCGGGAGAAGGGCATCGCCTTGATCCTGGATCGGATCGCGGCCCGGCAGCCCGCGGGGCCGTTTCTGCTCACCGGGGATTTGAATTCCGGCCAGGAAAACCCGGTGCAAGAGCTGATCCGGACCAGCGCCTCGCGGCCGCTGGACGTGTGGAAGACCGTTCACCCGGATGAATCCGCCTCCGTTTCCGGCACGATGCACGGCTTCACCGGCAAGACCGATGGCGGCCGGATCGACTACATCTATGCCAGCCCGGACCTGAAGCTGGTGGCCGCGGACATCCTTCACGATGCGAAGGATGGTGTCTGGCCCTCCGATCATTTCCCGGTGCGGGCCACCTTGGAAATCGAGCCTCAGCCGGGACAGGCTGAACCCCATTGA
- a CDS encoding dihydroneopterin aldolase: protein MSDTIEIRKLRVTTHIGVPDEERAAPQVVLLTILMTPRTAFADLADDIERTVDYYAVSLELEALAAAKPRKLIETLAADVADHLLENHPLRRADVLVEKFILPNTECVAVRTVRERAD from the coding sequence ATGAGCGATACCATCGAGATCCGAAAACTCCGCGTCACCACCCACATCGGCGTGCCGGACGAGGAGCGCGCCGCACCCCAGGTGGTGCTGCTCACCATTCTGATGACGCCCCGGACCGCCTTTGCCGATCTCGCCGATGACATCGAGCGGACCGTGGACTACTACGCGGTTTCCCTGGAGCTGGAAGCCTTGGCCGCGGCGAAACCCCGCAAGCTCATCGAAACGCTGGCAGCGGACGTGGCGGATCATCTCCTCGAAAATCACCCGCTGCGCCGCGCGGACGTGCTGGTGGAAAAGTTCATCCTGCCGAACACCGAGTGCGTGGCCGTCCGGACCGTGCGTGAAAGGGCGGATTGA
- a CDS encoding MFS transporter, giving the protein MDAGNDGLDGSEPRVLSEKWLLLLLAAVQFTHIMDFMVMMPLGPQLQRELSVTPQQFGSFISSFAITAGVVGLLTAPFIDRFDRRKLLLFCYAGFVVGTLACGLSTTSGMLLVARAICGAFGGVSGAAIMAIVADVVPPERRARGMGIIMTAFSFAAAAGVPLGLKLAQWWRWEAPFLAVAALGVLVWICLYRVLPPVRGHLQEGKVPSGKDFLTLLADGNAWIGILLMTAMVFGHFTIIPYLSTYLVGNAGMPEQYLFLVYLTGGLVTIFTGPWVGRLADVHGRFKIYCVLVAGASIVIRLLTNSGPIPIWHVLVLAAFFFTFASGRFIPGQAVISQAVPSVRRGAYMSLIGCARDLASGLTTAIGGMVVAEGPGKSLLHFDRLGLAAISVSILSLLVFRKIRAVA; this is encoded by the coding sequence ATGGATGCAGGAAACGACGGATTGGATGGATCGGAACCGCGTGTCCTGTCCGAGAAATGGCTCCTGTTGCTGCTCGCCGCGGTGCAGTTCACCCACATCATGGATTTCATGGTGATGATGCCGCTGGGGCCGCAGCTCCAACGGGAGCTCAGTGTCACTCCGCAGCAGTTCGGCAGCTTCATTTCGTCCTTCGCGATCACCGCCGGGGTGGTGGGTCTGTTGACCGCGCCTTTCATCGATCGGTTCGACCGCCGGAAGCTGCTGCTGTTCTGCTACGCCGGATTTGTCGTCGGCACGCTGGCCTGCGGTCTTTCGACTACCTCGGGCATGCTGCTGGTGGCCCGTGCGATCTGCGGGGCCTTTGGCGGCGTGAGCGGTGCCGCGATCATGGCGATCGTCGCGGACGTGGTGCCGCCGGAACGCCGGGCTCGGGGCATGGGTATCATTATGACGGCTTTCTCGTTCGCCGCCGCGGCCGGGGTGCCGCTCGGCCTGAAGCTGGCCCAGTGGTGGCGCTGGGAGGCACCGTTCCTTGCCGTGGCCGCGCTGGGGGTGCTCGTCTGGATTTGTCTCTACCGGGTGCTGCCGCCGGTGCGTGGTCATCTCCAGGAGGGGAAGGTGCCTTCAGGAAAGGATTTCCTCACCTTGCTCGCGGACGGCAACGCGTGGATCGGCATCCTCTTGATGACGGCGATGGTCTTCGGGCACTTCACGATCATCCCCTACCTCTCGACCTACCTGGTGGGGAATGCCGGGATGCCGGAGCAGTACCTGTTCCTCGTCTATCTAACCGGCGGGCTGGTCACCATCTTCACCGGCCCGTGGGTCGGTCGGCTGGCGGACGTCCACGGTCGCTTCAAGATCTACTGCGTGCTGGTGGCCGGGGCCTCGATCGTCATCCGGTTGCTCACCAATTCGGGGCCGATTCCGATCTGGCACGTGCTGGTGCTGGCGGCGTTTTTCTTCACCTTCGCCAGCGGTCGCTTCATTCCCGGCCAGGCGGTGATTTCGCAAGCGGTGCCGTCCGTCCGCCGGGGGGCCTATATGAGCCTGATCGGCTGCGCCCGCGATCTCGCCTCCGGCCTCACCACCGCCATCGGCGGGATGGTGGTGGCGGAAGGTCCGGGAAAATCGCTGCTCCACTTCGACCGCCTCGGCCTCGCGGCCATCAGCGTGAGCATCCTCAGCCTGCTGGTGTTCCGGAAAATCCGGGCGGTGGCTTGA
- a CDS encoding transglycosylase domain-containing protein, with the protein MPKSAQPDTIPPKNRPRRDEDRSEGGTTFVSLLFFWPFHLFRAVTSPLGSPLRPLLRFFGYPCVAGLYVLLVLGIVYGARASRYDLAKIHALPERSIVYDRNGEEIGRIHGEKRDVIPLSQVSETFRKAILAREDERFYQHGAVDPIGIVRAFTKNLAGKKEGASTLTQQLASDVFKLKQGESKNTVSQIDRKFLEIAIGIRIESTMSKDDILQAYLNSINWGRQIRGIEEASRVYFEKHASQLNLPESAMLAGIVRGPDAYNPFKSLESAKRERDTTLDRMVAAKVITQPEADAAKTEPIEIRPEWRRKFQESYAMDAIRHDLELILEKENIELGGLTISTTIDNRIQQRGEEALDKRLKDLERASGYGHVTRTAWQKKPEDKRDEPTYIQGAAVVIENHGGAVLAVVGGRDANESRFNRAQQAERQIGSIFKPFVYLAAFDRGLRPSTSISDDPISPGEIAGAPSNWHPKNSDGTYTGNHEAEYGLIRSRNTMSLRVGNYAGMERVKNVARTAGFGEKIPEKPTSYLGAWESTPWRVASAYTIFPNNGERFRPYLIREIRDQAGNVLYTTPQLAYPAAKPGSAWAVSKILREVATHGTAAAVRKLGFDKPCAGKTGTTNDFKDAWFAGYTSSLTCAVWVGFDTPVKTMQGGYGATLALPVWVEMMKTADRLGYKAGEFSPGSKSINARLCRQSGKRATAGCEAAGTAYDDHDVPADTFDPNDLCPIHPAKAIPVDEDVVPESATPRARPVAPPSSPGHPPRAVPVEEPNAPLRAEPVEE; encoded by the coding sequence ATGCCGAAAAGCGCCCAGCCAGACACCATTCCGCCCAAAAACCGCCCGCGCCGGGACGAGGATCGATCGGAGGGTGGGACCACCTTCGTCTCGCTGCTGTTTTTCTGGCCATTCCACCTGTTCCGGGCGGTAACCAGTCCGCTCGGCTCGCCGCTGCGGCCGCTGCTGCGCTTTTTCGGCTACCCCTGCGTGGCGGGCCTCTACGTGCTGCTGGTGCTCGGGATCGTCTACGGGGCACGCGCCAGCCGCTACGATCTGGCGAAGATCCACGCCCTGCCGGAGCGCTCGATCGTCTATGACCGGAACGGCGAGGAGATCGGCCGCATCCACGGTGAGAAACGGGACGTGATCCCCCTTTCCCAAGTCTCGGAAACCTTCCGTAAGGCGATCCTCGCCCGCGAGGACGAGCGCTTCTACCAGCACGGAGCGGTCGACCCGATCGGCATCGTCCGCGCGTTCACCAAGAACCTCGCCGGCAAAAAGGAGGGTGCCTCGACGCTCACCCAGCAGCTCGCGTCCGACGTCTTCAAGCTGAAGCAGGGCGAATCGAAGAACACCGTCAGCCAGATCGATCGCAAGTTCCTCGAGATCGCCATCGGCATCCGCATCGAGTCGACGATGTCGAAGGACGACATCCTCCAGGCCTACCTGAACTCGATCAACTGGGGCCGCCAGATCCGAGGCATCGAGGAGGCCTCCCGCGTGTATTTCGAAAAGCACGCCTCGCAGCTCAACCTGCCGGAATCCGCGATGCTCGCGGGCATCGTGCGCGGCCCGGACGCCTACAATCCCTTCAAGAGCCTTGAAAGCGCCAAGCGCGAGCGCGACACCACGCTGGACCGCATGGTGGCCGCCAAGGTCATCACCCAGCCGGAAGCGGACGCCGCAAAGACCGAACCGATCGAGATCCGGCCGGAGTGGCGGCGGAAGTTCCAGGAATCCTACGCGATGGATGCCATCCGCCACGACCTGGAGCTGATCTTGGAAAAGGAGAACATCGAGCTGGGCGGGCTCACGATTTCCACGACCATCGACAACCGCATCCAGCAGCGCGGCGAGGAGGCGCTCGACAAGCGTCTGAAGGACCTCGAGCGGGCGTCCGGCTACGGCCACGTCACCCGCACCGCCTGGCAGAAAAAGCCGGAGGACAAGCGCGACGAACCAACCTACATCCAAGGCGCGGCGGTGGTGATCGAGAACCACGGCGGTGCGGTGCTGGCGGTGGTCGGTGGCCGCGATGCGAACGAATCCCGTTTCAACCGCGCCCAACAAGCGGAGCGCCAGATCGGCTCGATCTTCAAGCCCTTCGTCTACCTCGCGGCCTTCGACCGCGGCCTGCGTCCGAGCACCAGCATCAGCGACGACCCGATCTCCCCGGGCGAGATCGCGGGTGCCCCCTCGAACTGGCACCCGAAGAACTCGGACGGCACCTACACCGGCAATCACGAGGCGGAATACGGCCTGATCCGCTCCCGCAACACGATGTCACTGCGCGTGGGCAACTACGCCGGGATGGAGCGGGTGAAGAACGTGGCAAGGACCGCGGGCTTCGGCGAGAAGATCCCGGAAAAGCCGACGTCCTACCTCGGTGCGTGGGAATCGACGCCGTGGCGGGTTGCCTCGGCCTACACCATCTTCCCGAACAATGGCGAACGCTTCCGTCCCTACCTGATCCGTGAGATCCGGGACCAGGCGGGCAACGTGCTCTACACCACGCCCCAGCTCGCCTACCCGGCGGCCAAGCCCGGCTCGGCGTGGGCGGTTTCCAAGATCCTGCGCGAGGTGGCCACCCATGGCACTGCGGCGGCGGTGAGAAAACTGGGCTTCGACAAGCCGTGCGCGGGCAAGACCGGCACGACGAACGACTTCAAGGACGCGTGGTTCGCGGGCTACACCTCCAGCCTGACCTGCGCGGTGTGGGTCGGTTTCGACACCCCGGTGAAGACCATGCAGGGCGGCTACGGCGCGACGCTGGCACTGCCGGTGTGGGTGGAGATGATGAAGACGGCGGACCGACTCGGCTACAAGGCGGGCGAATTCAGCCCCGGCTCGAAATCGATCAACGCCCGCCTGTGCCGCCAGTCCGGCAAGCGTGCCACCGCGGGCTGCGAGGCCGCGGGCACGGCCTACGACGACCACGACGTGCCCGCCGACACCTTCGATCCGAACGACCTCTGCCCGATCCATCCGGCCAAGGCGATCCCGGTGGATGAGGACGTGGTGCCCGAAAGCGCCACACCGCGCGCGCGCCCGGTGGCTCCTCCCTCCTCGCCAGGCCATCCACCCCGCGCGGTGCCGGTCGAGGAACCCAACGCACCGCTTCGCGCCGAGCCGGTGGAAGAGTGA
- the hemQ gene encoding hydrogen peroxide-dependent heme synthase yields MPSNTPVTPLVPKEGWHVMHLFYHVDHSAWSLLGEDEKRLAKTKLTELVQEIRATPDTHLLIFAVATPKADIGFMLLTPDLHVATAYEKQLTLSLGPDILTPVYSYLSQTERSEYTTTSEQYAAETLIGEKGLTEGSPEFVAALKEFDDRMAHYLKHRLYPVLPDWPAICFYPMSKRRSGNDNWYSLDFKQRAELMSGHARVGRTYSGRILQLITGSTGLDEYEWGVTLLAKDTIDIKAIVYEMRFDEVSARYAEFGDFYIGMQLPLDELFRRVCL; encoded by the coding sequence ATGCCCAGCAATACCCCTGTGACCCCGCTCGTGCCGAAAGAAGGCTGGCACGTGATGCACCTGTTCTACCATGTGGACCACTCCGCGTGGTCCCTGCTCGGCGAGGACGAGAAGCGCCTCGCGAAAACCAAGCTCACCGAGCTGGTCCAGGAGATCCGCGCCACGCCGGACACCCATCTGCTGATCTTCGCGGTGGCCACCCCGAAGGCGGACATCGGCTTCATGCTGCTCACGCCGGACCTGCACGTGGCCACAGCCTACGAGAAGCAGCTCACGCTTTCGCTCGGCCCGGATATCCTCACCCCGGTCTACTCCTACCTCTCCCAGACGGAGCGCTCGGAATACACCACCACCAGCGAGCAGTATGCCGCCGAAACCCTGATCGGGGAAAAGGGGCTGACGGAAGGCTCGCCCGAATTCGTGGCCGCGCTGAAGGAGTTCGACGACCGCATGGCCCACTACCTGAAGCACCGCCTCTACCCGGTGCTCCCGGACTGGCCGGCGATCTGCTTCTATCCCATGTCGAAGCGCCGCAGCGGCAACGACAACTGGTACTCGCTCGATTTCAAGCAGCGCGCCGAACTGATGTCCGGCCACGCCCGCGTCGGCCGCACCTACTCCGGCCGTATCCTCCAGCTCATCACCGGTTCGACCGGCCTGGATGAATACGAATGGGGCGTCACCCTGCTGGCGAAGGACACCATCGACATCAAGGCGATCGTTTACGAAATGCGCTTCGACGAGGTTTCCGCCCGCTATGCGGAATTCGGTGACTTCTACATCGGCATGCAGCTCCCGCTCGACGAGCTGTTCCGCCGCGTGTGCCTCTGA
- a CDS encoding trypsin-like peptidase domain-containing protein — protein sequence MMKTHAFFAAVAAVVVAWSPAVPLWAREPVKSVADLKHIETEVAAVAAKVMPATVALVSEQTGSSGSGIVTSADGLILTAAHVVQGVDELLVVFPNGKQINGRVLGANYSKDIAMVKIDQAGPWPFVERGNSKTLGAGDWLVAMGHSAGFDPNRTPPVRFGRVISKGPGNFFTSDCTLIGGDSGGPIFDLQGRIVGINSSIGESKRNNNHAGIDGFKDDWDRLVAGDNWGELSMNPFANPEAPVLGIGMGRETGKTGAGVPVERVTPRSPAAGAGVRIGDLLVSIDGGKVSSGRELQLVLAKKQPGDKIKLGLLRDQTKLDLEVTLVKRDALYDKRSISGLGNDPSLFDGKRDVPLLLPEENEAITSQYADLYSVGESVAEAKSASTVLVYAGSAQVAYGTVIGSGKEVLTKWSEIAKKRGALQVMDYKGTQHGATITGVHENEDIAVLSIDGDVLTPVKWSDKAAPSLGTFVVATRRDGKAGGIGVVSVLSRSLRESDQAYLGVNGDVAYAGPGVKVGGVEPQTGAASAGLKEGDIILKVENRAISGLMELRNSLLDKNPGEKVTMKVSRGGATLDLEVLLGNRPRLPQFTNPRLRQMEQMGGAISRVRDMFPNVVQSDLQLKPQQCGGPVVDLDGNVVGLTIAQADRTRSFFIPAGEIVAMLKRSPVDSAVARVGNPPAELPNQMARWGGQKPRIIPAPDPERIGRARRNVRDMDRLIERLHEEMDAVGEER from the coding sequence ATGATGAAAACGCATGCGTTTTTTGCAGCCGTCGCCGCCGTGGTGGTGGCCTGGTCTCCGGCCGTCCCGCTGTGGGCCCGGGAGCCGGTCAAATCGGTGGCCGATCTCAAACACATCGAAACCGAGGTGGCCGCCGTGGCCGCGAAGGTGATGCCTGCCACCGTGGCGCTGGTGTCCGAGCAGACCGGCTCCTCCGGCTCCGGCATCGTGACCTCCGCCGATGGCTTGATCCTGACCGCCGCCCACGTGGTGCAAGGCGTGGATGAACTGCTGGTGGTGTTTCCGAATGGCAAGCAGATCAACGGCCGGGTGTTGGGCGCGAACTACTCCAAGGACATCGCCATGGTGAAAATCGACCAAGCGGGGCCGTGGCCGTTCGTCGAGCGCGGGAATTCCAAGACTCTAGGGGCCGGGGACTGGCTGGTCGCGATGGGGCATTCCGCCGGGTTCGACCCGAACCGCACCCCTCCGGTCCGTTTCGGCCGGGTGATTTCCAAGGGCCCGGGTAATTTCTTCACCAGCGATTGCACCCTGATCGGCGGGGACTCCGGTGGCCCGATTTTCGACCTCCAGGGCCGGATCGTGGGCATCAACTCGTCCATCGGCGAATCCAAGCGGAACAACAACCACGCGGGGATCGACGGTTTCAAGGATGACTGGGACCGCCTCGTGGCCGGGGACAACTGGGGCGAGCTCTCGATGAACCCCTTTGCCAACCCCGAGGCCCCGGTGCTGGGCATCGGCATGGGTCGTGAAACCGGCAAGACCGGTGCGGGCGTGCCGGTCGAGCGGGTGACTCCGCGTTCTCCCGCCGCCGGTGCCGGTGTGCGCATCGGCGACCTGCTGGTGTCCATTGATGGCGGCAAGGTCAGCAGCGGCCGTGAGCTCCAGCTCGTGCTCGCGAAGAAGCAGCCCGGCGACAAGATCAAGCTCGGCCTCCTGCGCGACCAGACGAAGCTCGATCTGGAGGTCACCCTCGTGAAACGGGATGCCCTCTACGACAAGCGATCGATCAGCGGCCTCGGCAACGACCCCTCTCTCTTCGACGGCAAGCGGGACGTTCCCTTGCTCCTGCCCGAGGAAAACGAGGCCATCACCAGCCAATACGCCGACCTCTACTCGGTGGGCGAGTCGGTGGCCGAGGCCAAGAGCGCCTCGACCGTGCTGGTGTATGCCGGTAGCGCCCAGGTGGCCTACGGCACTGTCATCGGCAGCGGCAAGGAAGTGCTGACCAAGTGGAGCGAGATCGCCAAGAAGCGCGGTGCCCTGCAGGTGATGGACTACAAGGGCACCCAGCACGGTGCCACGATCACCGGGGTCCATGAAAACGAGGATATCGCGGTCCTGTCCATCGATGGCGACGTGCTGACGCCTGTGAAATGGTCCGACAAGGCCGCGCCTTCCCTGGGCACCTTCGTGGTGGCCACCCGTCGTGACGGCAAGGCCGGTGGCATCGGGGTGGTGAGCGTGCTTTCCCGCTCCCTGCGCGAATCCGACCAAGCCTATCTGGGCGTCAACGGCGATGTCGCCTACGCCGGTCCGGGCGTGAAGGTGGGGGGCGTGGAGCCCCAGACCGGAGCCGCCAGCGCCGGACTGAAAGAAGGGGATATCATCCTGAAGGTGGAGAATCGCGCGATCTCCGGTCTGATGGAATTGCGCAACTCGCTGCTCGATAAGAACCCGGGTGAGAAGGTCACCATGAAGGTGTCTCGCGGCGGCGCCACGCTTGATCTCGAGGTGCTGCTGGGCAACCGCCCGCGTCTTCCGCAGTTCACCAATCCCCGCCTGCGCCAAATGGAGCAGATGGGCGGTGCGATCAGCCGCGTGCGCGACATGTTCCCGAACGTGGTGCAGTCCGACCTCCAGTTGAAGCCGCAGCAGTGCGGTGGCCCGGTGGTGGACCTCGATGGCAATGTCGTCGGCTTGACCATCGCCCAGGCCGACCGCACCCGCAGCTTCTTCATCCCGGCCGGGGAAATCGTGGCGATGCTCAAGCGCTCGCCGGTCGATTCCGCCGTGGCCCGCGTGGGCAATCCGCCCGCCGAACTGCCGAACCAGATGGCACGCTGGGGCGGTCAGAAGCCGCGGATCATTCCCGCTCCCGATCCGGAGCGCATTGGCCGCGCCCGCCGCAACGTGCGGGACATGGACCGGCTGATCGAGCGTCTCCACGAGGAAATGGACGCCGTGGGCGAGGAGCGGTGA